One Hippocampus zosterae strain Florida chromosome 4, ASM2543408v3, whole genome shotgun sequence genomic window carries:
- the LOC127599863 gene encoding polysialoglycoprotein-like, with translation MLQTPSDGILTEPSGDQEGSERSTSSLQQTPSDGILTEPSGDQEGSERSTSSLQQTPSDGILTEPSGDQEGSERSTSSLQQTPSDGILTEPSGDQEGSERSTSSLQQTPSDGILTEPSGDQEGSERSTSSLQQTPSDGILTEPSGDQEGSERSTSSLQQTLSVPILMKPSEDQERSGRSTSSLNRLLCLIIIY, from the exons atgttgcagacaccaagtgacgggatcttgactgaaccttctggagaccaagaagggagtgagagatccacttcatccttacaacag acaccaagtgacgggatcttgactgaaccttctggagaccaagaagggagtgagagatccacttcatccttacaacag acaccaagtgacgggatcttgactgaaccttctggagaccaagaagggagtgagagatccacttcatccttacaacag acaccaagtgacgggatcttgactgaaccttctggagaccaagaagggagtgagagatccacttcatccttacaacag acaccaagtgacgggatcttgactgaaccttctggagaccaagaagggagtgagagatccacttcatccttacaacag acaccaagtgacgggatcttgactgaaccttctggagaccaagaagggagtgagagatccacttcatccttacaacag acattaagtgttccgatcctgatgaaaccttctgaagatcaagaaaggagtggaagatccacttcttccttaaacaGGTTACTATGTCTTATCATAATAtattag